The Corylus avellana chromosome ca8, CavTom2PMs-1.0 genome has a segment encoding these proteins:
- the LOC132190226 gene encoding UDP-glucuronate 4-epimerase 1, whose protein sequence is MPSLQEELFPSTPGKFKIERSNAMNRQFHRCFASTSTMFLWALFLIALTASYLSFQSFVDSGSRYLSASWGGIQWEKQVRSSAQIHRSGGMSVLVTGAAGFVGSHVSLALKKRGDGVVGLDIFNNYYDPSLKKARKSLLSNNGIFVVEGDVNDARLVGKLFDVVAFTHVMHLAAQAGVRYAMENPQSYVHSNIAALVTLLEACKTANPQPAIVWASSSSVYGLNENVPFSELDRTDQPASLYAATKKAGEEITHTYNHIYGLSITGLRFFTVYGPWGRPDMAYFSFTRNILQGKPITIYRGKNRVDLARDFTFIDDIVKGCLGSLDTAGKSTGSGGRKRGPAPYRIFNLGNTSPVTVPTLVSILEKHLKKKAKRNYVDMPGNGDVPYTHANISLARRELGYKPTTDLQTGLKKFVRWYLSYYGYNNGKPVN, encoded by the coding sequence atgccTTCATTGCAGGAAGAATTGTTCCCGTCAACGCCGGGGAAGTTCAAGATCGAGCGGTCCAACGCCATGAACCGCCAGTTCCACCGATGTTTCGCTTCCACCAGTACTATGTTCTTGTGGGCGCTATTCTTGATCGCCCTCACGGCCTCGTATTTGAGTTTCCAGAGTTTCGTCGATTCCGGTAGCCGGTACTTGTCGGCCTCCTGGGGCGGCATCCAGTGGGAGAAGCAGGTTCGCTCTTCCGCCCAGATCCACCGATCCGGCGGCATGTCCGTCCTGGTTACCGGTGCTGCTGGTTTCGTCGGGTCGCACGTGTCGCTCGCGTTGAAAAAGCGCGGGGACGGCGTCGTTGGGCTCGACATCTTCAACAACTACTACGACCCGTCGTTGAAGAAGGCCCGCAAGTCCCTTCTGAGCAATAACGGGATCTTCGTTGTCGAAGGCGACGTGAACGACGCGAGGCTGGTGGGCAAGCTCTTCGACGTGGTGGCCTTCACCCACGTGATGCACTTGGCGGCTCAGGCGGGTGTCAGGTACGCCATGGAAAACCCCCAATCGTACGTACACAGCAACATAGCAGCACTCGTCACGCTCCTCGAGGCCTGCAAGACGGCGAACCCTCAGCCGGCGATCGTCTGGGCTTCGTCAAGCTCCGTATACGGCCTCAACGAGAACGTACCCTTTTCGGAGTTGGATCGGACAGACCAGCCCGCCAGTCTCTACGCTGCCACCAAGAAAGCCGGCGAGGAAATCACCCACACGTATAACCACATTTACGGCCTCTCGATTACCGGTTTGAGATTTTTCACCGTGTACGGTCCCTGGGGGAGACCCGACATGGCGTACTTCTCTTTCACCCGGAACATTCTTCAGGGCAAACCGATTACGATATACCGGGGCAAGAACCGGGTCGACTTGGCCCGAGACTTTACCTTCATCGATGATATTGTGAAGGGTTGTTTGGGGTCATTGGACACGGCCGGAAAGAGTACCGGGTCGGGTGGGAGGAAACGGGGGCCCGCCCCGTACCGGATATTCAATCTGGGCAACACGTCGCCGGTGACCGTACCGACGCTTGTGAGCATCCTAGAGAAGCATTTAAAGAAGAAGGCGAAGAGGAACTACGTGGACATGCCCGGAAACGGTGACGTCCCCTACACGCACGCGAACATCAGCTTGGCCCGAAGAGAACTCGGGTACAAGCCGACGACCGATTTGCAAACCGGGTTGAAGAAGTTTGTTAGGTGGTACCTCTCGTATTACGGCTACAATAACGGCAAGCCtgtaaattaa
- the LOC132189876 gene encoding cinnamoyl-CoA reductase-like SNL6, giving the protein MKEIEAKRARMDNEKTTVCVLDASTYVGFWILKGLLSRGYRVHAAIQKQGETEIQMKIRNMERVEERLEVFSADVLDYHSILVALKGCSALFCCLGGSDGYDDKIVDLEVRGAINVVEACAQTENVEKIVFTSSLTAAIWRENISTETHVDERSWSDQDFCRKMKLWYALAKTQSEQAAWALAMDRMLNMVSINAGLVVGPSVTQQNPISTMSYLQGAAQMYENGVMALVDVNFLANVHIRAFEDSSTGGRYFCFNHTVHTEDEALKLAQSLSPLISLPPRYECQGSDQVYAERLTTKKLNKLIEGNAC; this is encoded by the exons ATGAAGGAAATTGAAGCAAAGAGAGCGCGAATGGATAACGAAAAGACCACAGTTTGTGTTCTTGATGCTTCAACCTATGTGGGTTTTTGGATTCTCAAAGGATTGTTGAGCAGAGGGTATAGAGTTCATGCAGCTATCCAAAAACAGG GGGAGACAGAGATACAGATGAAAATCAGGAACATGGAAAGAGTGGAGGAGAGATTGGAGGTGTTTTCTGCAGATGTTTTGGATTACCATAGCATTCTTGTAGCTTTGAAGGGCTGCTCTGCTTTGTTCTGCTGTTTGGGTGGTTCAGATGGATACgat GATAAAATTGTGGATTTGGAGGTGAGAGGAGCAATCAATGTAGTGGAAGCATGTGCTCAAACCGAGAATGTTGAGAAGATTGTCTTCACTTCTTCTTTAACTGCAGCAATTTGGAGAGAGAACATTTCTACAGAGACGCATGTAGATGAGAGGTCATGGAGTGATCAAGATTTTTGCAGGAAAATGAAG TTGTGGTATGCCTTAGCAAAGACACAGTCAGAACAGGCAGCTTGGGCTCTAGCCATGGATCGCATGCTCAACATGGTTTCCATAAATGCTGGGCTAGTGGTTGGACCCAGTGTTACTCAACAGAATCCCATCTCAACGATGTCGTATCTTCAAG gaGCTGCTCAAATGTATGAAAATGGAGTAATGGCATTGGTTGATGTGAACTTTCTAGCCAACGTTCATATTCGAGCCTTTGAGGATAGCTCCACCGGCGGCCGCTATTTCTGCTTCAATCACACTGTTCACACTGAGGATGAAGCTCTTAAACTTGCTCAGAGCTTAAGCCCTTTAATTTCCTTACCACCTAG GTATGAATGCCAAGGAAGTGATCAGGTTTATGCAGAGAGGTTGACGACCAAGAAGTTGAACAAGCTTATAGAGGGCAACGCCTGTTAG
- the LOC132189426 gene encoding uncharacterized protein LOC132189426, whose product MCRQWSSLYYGRRVATSSQLSSTYVRRVRITTDALCPICGLTEETVEHVLWTCEAARDVWAVCSARTQKCTTMEVDVVTLFLHLMDKLEEDEMEKLVTVARLLWLSRNKIVFGGDFQSPSIILEMATVQMNHFNKAEQGRRVGVPKPPSNPAGLVWKLPETGIIKLNWAVALDDRSQRMGFGIIARDHEAKVVAAVSGSRPNITSPL is encoded by the coding sequence ATGTGCCGGCAGTGGTCAAGTCTTTACTATGGAAGGCGTGTAGCAACATCCTCCCAACTAAGCTCAACCTATGTAAGAAGGGTACGTATAACAACAGATGCTCTGTGCCCTATCTGTGGTTTAACTGAGGAAACGGTGGAGCATGTCCTTTGGACGTGCGAAGCTGCTAGGGATGTATGGGCAGTGTGTAGTGCAAGAACCCAAAAGTGTACAACGATGGAGGTTGATGTTGTCACGTTATTCCTGCATTTGATGGATAAACTGGAGGAAGACGAGATGGAAAAGTTGGTGACTGTGGCAAGACTCCTCTGGCTGAGTCGAAATAAAATCGTTTTTGGAGGGGATTTTCAGTCCCCATCTATTATCTTGGAAATGGCAACAGTCCAGATGAATCACTTCAACAAGGCAGAACAGGGGAGAAGGGTGGGGGTCCCTAAACCACCATCAAATCCTGCAGGTCTAGTTTGGAAGCTGCCAGAAACAGGAATCATTAAGCTAAACTGGGCCGTGGCCCTGGATGATAGAAGTCAAAGAATGGGGTTCGGAATTATTGCAAGGGACCACGAAGCAAAGGTGGTTGCTGCCGTGAGTGGGTCTAGACCTAACATCACAAGCCCTCTGTAG
- the LOC132190341 gene encoding cinnamoyl-CoA reductase-like SNL6 — translation MKEIEAKRARMDNEKTTVCVLDASTYVGFWILKGLLSRGYRVHAAIQKQGETEIQMKIRNMERVEERLEVFSADVLDYHSILVALKGCSALFCCLGGSDGYDDKIVDLEVRGAINVVEACAQTENVEKIVFTSSLTAAIWRENISTETDVDERSWSDQDFCRKMKLWYALAKTQSEQAAWALAMDRMLNMVSINAGLVVGPSVTQQNPISTMSYLQGSHH, via the exons ATGAAGGAAATTGAAGCAAAGAGAGCGCGAATGGATAACGAAAAGACCACAGTTTGTGTTCTTGATGCTTCAACCTATGTGGGTTTTTGGATTCTCAAAGGATTGTTGAGCAGAGGGTATAGAGTTCATGCAGCTATCCAAAAACAGG GGGAGACAGAGATACAGATGAAAATCAGGAACATGGAAAGAGTGGAGGAGAGATTGGAGGTGTTTTCTGCAGATGTTTTGGATTACCATAGCATTCTTGTAGCTTTGAAGGGGTGCTCTGCTTTGTTCTGCTGTTTGGGTGGTTCAGATGGATACgat GATAAAATTGTGGATTTGGAGGTGAGAGGAGCAATTAATGTAGTGGAAGCATGTGCTCAAACAGAGAATGTTGAGAAGATTGTCTTCACTTCTTCTTTAACTGCAGCAATTTGGAGAGAGAACATTTCTACAGAGACGGATGTAGATGAGAGGTCATGGAGTGATCAAGATTTTTGCAGGAAAATGAAG TTGTGGTATGCCCTAGCAAAGACACAGTCAGAGCAGGCAGCTTGGGCTCTAGCCATGGATCGCATGCTCAACATGGTTTCCATAAATGCTGGGCTAGTGGTTGGACCCAGTGTCACTCAACAGAATCCCATCTCAACGATGTCGTATCTTCAAGGTTCACACCATTAA
- the LOC132190311 gene encoding uncharacterized protein LOC132190311: protein MASCLRRLLSLGSSSSINRTAFSASGVREGFGSSFFRGCSVFASSQQTVSKLDDEDNRQAEADTLAVDDEIAKIQHEFDTVRQGFQKIPEALKAMPKMNPEGIYVNKNLRLDDIQVYGFDYDYTLAHYSANLQSLIYDLAKEHLVNERKYPEVCMEFKYDPTFPIRGLYYDSSKGCLLKLDFFGSIEPDGCYYGRRKLSRKEIEEIYGTRRIGRDQARELVGLMDFFCFSEACLIADMVQHFVDAKLEFDACYIYEDVNHAIQHVHRSGLVHRGILADPHRYLVENGELLRFLKMLRDKGKKLFLLTNSPYYFVDGGMRFMLEDSTGCRDSWRELFDVVIAQANKPVFYTSEHPFRCYDTENDTLAFTKVDTFLPNKIYYHGCLKSFLQITKWSGPEVIYFGDHLFSDLRGPLKAGWHTAAIIHELESEIHIQNEDSYRFEQAKFHIIQELLGKLHSIVANSQRCETYKSLLEELNVERQKARSVMKRMFNRSFGATFLTDTGQESAFAYHIHQYADVYTSKPENFLLYPPEAWLHAPFDIKIMPHHVKVPSTLFKNN, encoded by the exons GTATCGAAATTGGATGATGAAGATAATAGGCAAGCTGAGGCAGATACCTTAGCAGTTGATGATGAGATTGCGAAAATTCAGCATGAGTTTGATACTGTCAGACAGGGCTTTCAGAAAATTCCGGAGGCGCTGAAGGCAATGCCTAAGATGAATCCGGAAG GCATATATGTAAATAAGAACTTAAGATTGGACGACATACAAGTTTATGGCTTCGACTATGACTACACATTGGCGCACTACTCTGCCAATTTGCAGAGTTTGATTTATGATCTTGCAAAGGAACATTTGGTGAATGAG CGTAAGTATCCTGAAGTTTGCATGGAATTCAAATATGATCCAACTTTTCCCATTAGAGGCCTATACTATGATAGCTCAAAAGGGTGTCTTCTGAAGTTGGATTTCTTTGGGTCAATTGAGCCAGATGGGTGCTACTATGGTCGTCGCAAG CTCAGCAGGAAGGAAATAGAAGAGATATATGGCACACGACGTATAGGCCGTGATCAAGCCCGTGAGCTTGTTGGTTTGATGGATTTCTTCTGCTTTAGTGAg GCCTGCCTTATTGCAGATATGGTGCAACACTTTGTTGATGCTAAGCTGGAATTTGATGCTTGCTACATCTATGAAGATGTAAATCATGCCATCCAGCATGTTCACCGAAGTGGCTTGGTTCACAGGGGAATTCTTGCTGATCCTCATAGATACCTAGTTGAAAAT GGGGAGCTACTACGCTTTCTCAAGATGCTAAGAGACAAGGGAAAGAAACTTTTCTTGCTGACAAATTCTCCGTATTACTTTGTGGATGGAGGGATGCGTTTTATGTTGGAG GATTCTACGGGTTGCAGAGACTCTTGGAGGGAACTTTTTGATGTTGTGATTGCACAAGCCAATAAGCCAGTGTTCTATACGTCTGAGCATCCATTCCG CTGTTATGACACAGAAAATGACACTTTAGCTTTCACAAAGGTGGatacttttcttccaaataaaatatattaccACGGATGCCTCAAATCTTTTCTCCAAATAACAAAGTGGAGTGGTCCAGAG gTGATATATTTTGGGGATCATCTGTTTAGTGACCTGAGAGGACCCTTGAAGGCTGGTTGGCACACTGCTGCAATCATCCATGAACTAGAA AGTGAAATACACATACAAAATGAGGATAGCTACCGTTTTGAACAG GCAAAATTTCATATTATACAGGAACTTTTGGGTAAATTGCATTCAATTGTAGCTAATAGTCAGAGATGTGAAACATACAAGTCACTTTTGGAGGAGCTAAATGTAGAGAGGCAAAAGGCACGCAGTGTGATGAAGAGAATGTTCAATAGATCTTTTGGAGCTACGTTTCTCACTGACACTGGCCAAGAATCTGCTTTTGCCTATCACATTCATCAATATGCAGATGTGTACACCAGTAAGCCAGAGAACTTCTTACTCTATCCTCCTGAAGCATGGCTTCATGCACCCTTTGATATCAAGATCATGCCACATCATGTGAAG GTTCCGTCAACCCTGTTCAAAAACAATTAG